One stretch of Pradoshia sp. D12 DNA includes these proteins:
- a CDS encoding S41 family peptidase → MNQLDSEQDQEQANKPKGYIKVRWIYLILGSALLIILSVFATRYIMDNTQQSTSGIKIPLSGSKNDMEKIKSAMDTLENSYFQEVDRDKLIDGAINGMVESLDDPYSDFMTQEEAASFHESISSSFEGIGAEIMSENEQIVIVSPIKGAPAEKAGLKAGDIILKVNDKSLQGMSSSDAVLLIRGKKGTEVNLVIQRPGASKTMNVKIIRDTIPVNTVYKENLTDDIANIQITSFSENTAEELEKVLREVEEQGMKGIVLDLRQNPGGLLDQAEKIANMFVPAGENLVQIEDRSGNKQVAKATDTGYKFKLSTAVLIDEGSASASEIVAAALNESADIPIIGVKSYGKGTAQSAMDFTDGSNLKFTYAKWLTPDGNWIHKKGIKPDITVKMPDYANLSFIDPEEKLELSKMSPEVENAEKMLKALGYNPGKADGCFDENTVTAVKKFQKDHDLKETGVIQGDTTNKLMNELRNKITEEDPQLEAAKKKLAEDIK, encoded by the coding sequence GTGAACCAGTTGGATTCAGAACAAGATCAAGAACAAGCAAACAAGCCGAAGGGCTATATTAAAGTTAGATGGATTTATCTTATTTTAGGATCAGCTTTACTCATTATCCTTAGTGTTTTTGCAACAAGGTACATAATGGATAACACGCAACAATCAACATCAGGAATCAAGATTCCGCTTAGCGGATCTAAAAACGATATGGAGAAAATCAAAAGTGCTATGGATACCTTGGAAAATAGTTATTTCCAAGAAGTGGACCGCGATAAATTAATTGATGGTGCCATTAATGGAATGGTAGAATCACTTGATGATCCATATTCGGACTTTATGACACAAGAAGAAGCCGCCAGCTTTCATGAAAGCATTTCCTCTTCTTTTGAGGGAATTGGGGCAGAAATAATGTCAGAAAATGAACAAATTGTAATTGTTTCACCGATAAAAGGTGCACCTGCTGAGAAAGCCGGATTAAAAGCGGGTGATATTATTTTAAAAGTAAATGATAAAAGCCTGCAAGGGATGTCGTCCAGCGATGCCGTGCTCTTAATCCGTGGAAAAAAAGGGACGGAGGTTAATTTAGTAATCCAGCGTCCGGGTGCAAGTAAGACAATGAACGTTAAAATAATACGTGATACAATTCCTGTAAATACAGTTTATAAAGAGAACTTAACGGATGATATTGCAAACATACAGATAACCAGCTTTTCTGAGAATACAGCTGAAGAGCTTGAAAAAGTATTACGTGAAGTGGAAGAGCAAGGTATGAAGGGAATTGTGCTTGATTTAAGACAAAACCCGGGCGGATTGCTTGACCAAGCTGAAAAAATAGCGAATATGTTTGTTCCAGCTGGTGAAAATCTCGTACAGATTGAAGACCGCAGCGGGAATAAACAAGTAGCAAAAGCGACAGATACCGGTTATAAATTTAAATTGTCAACGGCTGTACTAATTGACGAAGGCAGTGCTAGTGCATCTGAAATAGTGGCTGCAGCGTTAAATGAATCTGCTGATATTCCGATTATTGGTGTGAAGTCATATGGGAAGGGAACTGCTCAATCAGCAATGGACTTCACAGATGGATCCAATTTGAAGTTTACGTATGCAAAATGGCTGACACCGGATGGCAACTGGATTCATAAAAAAGGCATCAAGCCGGACATTACTGTCAAAATGCCTGATTATGCAAATTTATCGTTTATTGATCCTGAGGAAAAGCTAGAGCTTTCAAAAATGTCGCCAGAAGTTGAGAATGCTGAAAAAATGCTTAAAGCACTTGGATATAATCCAGGTAAAGCCGATGGATGTTTTGATGAGAACACTGTAACAGCGGTTAAAAAGTTCCAAAAGGATCATGATTTAAAAGAAACAGGTGTGATCCAGGGAGACACAACAAATAAATTAATGAATGAATTAAGAAATAAAATTACTGAAGAAGATCCACAGCTAGAAGCAGCTAAGAAAAAATTGGCT
- a CDS encoding D-alanyl-D-alanine carboxypeptidase family protein, producing the protein MRKILLGMMMATALLLTACNDLSIDTDQSKKEENENHTQETIGNGQGNQGSEEDDNSVNLAAEFLNDIKVEDGVNYIQNPDNILVLVNKENSLPIGYRADDLVKPNVTFSFVGEHEKQLMRKEAAEALEKMFTAANEEGVQLAAVSGFRSYERQVQLYNAEIEASGIEYAQQSVAEPGKSEHQTGLTMDVSSAENNYQLNEDFGSTTAGQWLAQNSAEYGFIIRYPKGDEKTTGYMYEPWHIRYVGKAYATDMKKRGLTLEEYIQLATE; encoded by the coding sequence ATGAGAAAGATACTTCTTGGGATGATGATGGCAACGGCTTTATTACTCACAGCATGTAATGATTTATCCATTGACACAGATCAATCGAAAAAAGAAGAGAACGAGAACCATACGCAGGAAACGATTGGAAATGGACAAGGAAATCAAGGGTCGGAAGAGGATGATAATAGTGTGAATCTGGCTGCTGAATTCTTAAATGATATTAAGGTTGAGGATGGAGTGAACTATATCCAAAATCCTGATAATATTCTTGTGTTGGTAAATAAAGAAAATAGTCTGCCGATTGGTTACCGAGCAGATGATTTGGTGAAACCGAATGTTACTTTTTCATTCGTAGGAGAGCATGAAAAACAGCTGATGAGAAAGGAAGCTGCAGAGGCGCTTGAGAAGATGTTTACTGCAGCCAATGAAGAGGGAGTACAATTAGCAGCCGTGTCAGGTTTTCGTTCCTATGAAAGACAGGTACAGCTATATAATGCGGAAATTGAAGCATCCGGTATAGAGTATGCCCAACAATCGGTAGCGGAGCCTGGTAAGAGTGAGCATCAAACAGGTCTAACAATGGATGTATCGAGTGCAGAGAATAATTATCAGCTTAATGAAGATTTTGGCTCTACAACAGCCGGACAATGGCTTGCCCAAAATTCTGCAGAATATGGATTCATCATCCGCTATCCAAAGGGTGACGAGAAAACAACAGGGTATATGTATGAGCCCTGGCATATTAGATATGTGGGAAAAGCCTATGCCACTGATATGAAAAAACGTGGCTTGACCTTGGAGGAATACATCCAGCTGGCAACAGAGTAG
- the deoD gene encoding purine-nucleoside phosphorylase, translating into MSIHIGAKENEIAEAVLLPGDPLRAKYIAETFLENPVCYNEVRNMFGYTGTYKGKKVSVQGTGMGVPSISIYVNELMQSYGVQKLIRVGTCGAIQKDVKVRDVILAMTSSTDSNMNKLLFDGIDFAPTADFGLLKKAYDTGVEKGLQLKVGNVFTADQFYNDKADHEKWAQYGILAIEMETTALYTLAAKYGRQALSILTVSDHILTGEETTAEERQTTFNDMIEVALNTAIES; encoded by the coding sequence ATGAGTATACATATAGGCGCTAAAGAAAACGAAATCGCAGAAGCTGTGCTATTGCCGGGAGATCCATTGAGAGCAAAATATATAGCTGAAACATTTTTGGAAAATCCTGTTTGTTATAATGAAGTTAGAAACATGTTTGGTTATACTGGTACTTATAAAGGGAAAAAAGTGTCTGTTCAAGGGACAGGTATGGGAGTTCCGTCCATCTCTATTTATGTAAATGAATTAATGCAAAGCTATGGTGTACAAAAATTAATTCGTGTTGGTACATGCGGTGCGATTCAAAAAGATGTAAAAGTGAGAGATGTTATTTTAGCCATGACATCATCAACGGATTCCAATATGAATAAATTACTTTTTGATGGAATCGACTTTGCACCTACAGCTGATTTTGGTTTATTAAAAAAAGCATATGACACAGGTGTGGAAAAAGGACTTCAATTAAAAGTTGGTAATGTATTTACTGCAGATCAATTTTATAATGATAAAGCAGACCATGAAAAATGGGCACAATATGGTATCCTAGCCATTGAGATGGAAACCACTGCGTTATACACTTTAGCTGCTAAATATGGCAGACAAGCATTATCCATTCTTACTGTCAGTGACCATATCCTTACAGGTGAAGAAACGACAGCTGAAGAGAGACAAACGACATTTAATGACATGATCGAAGTTGCTTTAAATACTGCTATTGAATCTTAA
- a CDS encoding YodL domain-containing protein yields MLKQRILKWSALRRREYEIAIFQTEHPRDKKGYKQVYQGYIDGESHTEVINKLFRKFNIRDLIPENYKGRTISSGDIIMIGDKYEKKSYYQLQSGGWAVVNRIHVC; encoded by the coding sequence ATGCTTAAACAAAGAATTTTAAAGTGGTCGGCTTTGCGAAGAAGAGAATATGAAATCGCCATTTTTCAAACAGAACACCCTCGGGATAAGAAAGGATATAAACAGGTATATCAAGGCTACATAGATGGAGAAAGTCATACGGAAGTCATTAATAAATTGTTTAGAAAGTTTAATATAAGAGATTTAATACCTGAGAATTATAAGGGAAGAACCATATCAAGTGGTGATATCATTATGATCGGGGATAAGTACGAGAAAAAGAGTTATTACCAGCTTCAATCTGGCGGTTGGGCTGTAGTGAACCGAATTCACGTTTGTTAA